Sequence from the Capsicum annuum cultivar UCD-10X-F1 unplaced genomic scaffold, UCD10Xv1.1 ctg76446, whole genome shotgun sequence genome:
TTAATCAATAAGGAGACCTTAGCAAAGAAGGAGCCGCAAATGTTGGCTAAGATTATGGCTTTGAAGCTGGATTTCATCTTCCGTGACATGGGAGAGTGCAATCTTGACTTGACaagagagttttatgccaactggtcgcCAAACACAACAGGCAACGAAGTCAAAATTCGGGGCCAAGTGTNNNNNNNNNNNNNNNNNNNNNNNNNNNNNNNNNNNNNNNNNNNNNNNNNNNNNNNNNNNNNNNNNNNNNNNNNNNNNNNNNNNNNNNNNNNNNNNNNNNNGGGCCAAGTGCTACAGCTTACAGCGGATTGGATCAACTCGTTTCTAGGCCTACCTTCGGTCGACACTGCACCATACAAAGAGCTGTACAGCAGACCTCCTTACAGAGCTATAAGACACACGCTTTGTGGAAGCAGATCGATGGCGAGATGGGGCAGACATAAGGAAACAGGCCGTCACAACACATTCCCCTATGCTCCACTAAATAGGGAAGCAAGAATCTGGATGCGCATTGTCAACTCATGCCTCATTCCTGGGACGCAATACACAAAGATATCGAGAGATGGAGTGTGCCTGGTTTATTCATTAATGACGAATGTCCCTATCAACTTTGGGGCAATCATTCGATCCACCATGAGGAAAGCCAGACTCCACAGCAGGTCCTATTTCACATTCGGCAATTTGTTGACAGCAATGTTGCGGAAGGAGGATATAGAAGAGGAACCAGCTGACCACAAACTCCCACATACCCCAAAGAAGGTTGACCTCACCAAGGTCAAAGATGCTGAAACAACGCATGGAGTCAACCTTACCACTGCGGAGAGACATGCTCGTGACGAGAGTTTCTTCCGTCATCTCTATGGCATGACGAGATTCACTATGATGAGTGGTGGACGTATTCCAACTGCTGAAGAGCTCCAACAGCTGGACCACGACTACCCAATGAACAGACATGCCCGGGAGATGTGTGGAGTGGGAGTATATTTCGAGGAACCTCTTGATGATGACGTGCCAACTGATGATGATAGACGCTTGCCTGATTCTGATGCTGAGGAGAACTCTGACGATGACTCTTACGATGACTCGAACGAAGGGGGTATGACATTGAGGAAGAGTCCGACTAATCAGGTTCTTCGACTTTATTTTCCACTGAGGGCAGTGTCTAGTCTAAGTGTGGGGTGTCGGCAGAATCTGCATGCTATATTTGTATGTTTGcttgtttattttgttttatttattttgttttgagtccgattttttttgtgatttttttcgtGTGacgttttttttagtttttagtagtTAAAATTTTTCTAGCCTcgcatgaaattattttaataggCAGCATGAGATTATAACAATAGTATGTATTA
This genomic interval carries:
- the LOC124894650 gene encoding uncharacterized protein LOC124894650 isoform X1 — encoded protein: MAPKARQGKEKATTTRKDKKRSRKDQGESSSAHLPRRMFGIKWVLKEEARAWYSSNKEKKYVHVDLINKETLAKKEPQMLAKIMALKLDFIFRDMGECNLDLTREFYANWSPNTTGNEVKIRGQVLQLTADWINSFLGLPSVDTAPYKELYSRPPYRAIRHTLCGSRSMARWGRHKETGRHNTFPYAPLNREARIWMRIVNSCLIPGTQYTKISRDGVCLVYSLMTNVPINFGAIIRSTMRKARLHSRSYFTFGNLLTAMLRKEDIEEEPADHKLPHTPKKVDLTKVKDAETTHGVNLTTAERHARDESFFRHLYGMTRFTMMSGGRIPTAEELQQLDHDYPMNRHAREMCGVGVYFEEPLDDDVPTDDDRRLPDSDAEENSDDDSYDDSNEGGMTLRKSPTNQVLRLYFPLRAVSSLSVGCRQNLHAIFVCLLVYFVLFILF
- the LOC124894650 gene encoding uncharacterized protein LOC124894650 isoform X2, which codes for MAPKARQGKEKATTTRKDKKRSRKDQGESSSAHLPRRMFGIKWVLKEEARAWYSSNKEKKYVHVDLINKETLAKKEPQMLAKIMALKLDFIFRDMGECNLDLTREFYANWSPNTTGNEVKIRGQVLQLTADWINSFLGLPSVDTAPYKELYSRPPYRAIRHTLCGSRSMARWGRHKETGRHNTFPYAPLNREARIWMRIVNSCLIPGTQYTKISRDGVCLVYSLMTNVPINFGAIIRSTMRKARLHSRSYFTFGNLLTAMLRKEDIEEEPADHKLPHTPKKVDLTKVKDAETTHGVNLTTAERHARDESFFRHLYGMTRFTMMSGGRIPTAEELQQLDHDYPMNRHAREMCGVGVYFEEPLDDDVPTDDDRRLPDSDAEENSDDDSYDDSNEGGMTLRKSPTNQVLRLYFPLRAVSSLSVGCRQNLHAIFVCLLVYFVLFILF